The following coding sequences are from one Biomphalaria glabrata chromosome 8, xgBioGlab47.1, whole genome shotgun sequence window:
- the LOC106069433 gene encoding carbonyl reductase [NADPH] 1-like, producing the protein MSTKVAVVTGANKGLGFGIVRGLCKAFEGDVFLTARDEGRGRAAVAELEKEDLHPKFHLLDISDHDSIVKLKDFLQSNYGGLDLLVNNAAIAYEFNSVPSPPIGQAAEEVCKINYFGTLDVCQTLFPLLRPHARVCNVSSINCEFSLAECGEELKARIRNPDLTIDDVTALVNEFIEAAKNNQLKEKGFDTSPYGISKIGVSLITHIQQKQLDESGAQDIVVNCCDVGLVSTDMTGGAGMPIDLGTMTPLYCCLLPPDVESPRGKFIMNKRTYDWLNN; encoded by the exons ATGTCGACTAAAGTAGCAGTT GTGACCGGGGCCAATAAAGGACTGGGATTTGGTATTGTACGAGGACTTTGTAAAGCTTTTGAAGGAGATGTCTTCCTGACAG CTCGTGATGAAGGACGTGGCAGAGCTGCGGTGGCAGAGTTAGAGAAGGAAGATCTTCATCCTAAATTTCATCTGTTAGACATCAGTGATCATGATAGCATTGTGAAACTGAAAGATTTCCTGCAGTCGAACTATGGAGGTCTGGATCTGCTGGTTAACAATGCAGCTATTGCATATGAATTTAAT AGTGTTCCCTCTCCACCCATTGGTCAAGCTGCTGAGgaagtttgtaaaattaactattttggaACACTAGATGTCTGCCAAACACTTTTCCCATTGCTAAGACCACATGCTAG AGTTTGTAATGTGTCCAGTATTAATTGTGAATTCTCACTAGCTGAATGTGGAGAAGAATTGAAAGCTAGAATTAGGAATCCAGACTTGACAATTGATGATGTCACAGCTCTGGTGAATGAGTTTATTGA AGCCGCCAAGAACAATCAGCTGAAGGAAAAAGGTTTTGATACCTCTCCTTATGGCATCTCAAAGATAGGTGTCAGCCTTATAACTCACATTCAACAGAAACAATTAGATGAGTCTGGGGCCCAGGACATTGTTGTCAATTGt TGTGATGTTGGCCTGGTCAGTACAGATATGACAGGAGGAGCTGGGATGCCCATTGatcttg GAACTATGACACCTCTGTACTGCTGTTTGCTTCCTCCTGATGTGGAGAGTCCTAGAGGAAAGTTCATCATGAATAAAAGGACCTACGATTGGTTGAACAATTAG